The region CTTCTCGATCTGCTCAGAGGGCAGAGCACCGATGGCCCTTCCCTGTACAACGCCCAGGGCCGCTCCGGCTCCCAGGGCGGCTCCCAGACCCTGGTCAAAGCCTGAAGCCGGCCTTGTGCCGGCGCAAGGCTTTTTAGTATAGTTGCCGCCCCTGTCGGCGCGCCGGGCCAGCGCTGCAGCCGATGTCCCCGTCGATTAACAGGATAAATCCTCCGCCTCCTAAGCGGAAGCTCCAGGTTCGAGTCCTGGCGGGGACGCCATTTTGTCGATTCAACGCCCGCAACCGGTCACCCCCAATGAACTTACTGTTGCTTGCCGACAGCGACCTGCTCAGTCCCACGGTGGCCGACCTGTCGGATAAGCGCCGCCTCGACCATATTCTTCAGGTGCTCAAGCCCCAGCTCGGTGACCGCCTGACCGTTGGCCGACTGAACGGCGACTGGGGCACCGGGGAAGTGACCGAACTGAGCCGGGAACGAATCCGGTTGTCCCTGACGCTGGATCGTCCGCCTCCGGAACCTCTGCCCCTGACGCTGGTTCTCGCCCTGCCCCGTCCCCAACAGATCAAGCGGATATTGCAGACCGTCGCCGGCAGCGGCGTCAAAGCGCTGCACCTGATTCACAGCCGTCGAGTGGAGAAAAGCTATTGGCAGTCGCCCAGCCTCCATTCCGACGCGGTGGAGGCTCAGTTGCAACTGGGGTTGGAACAGGGGTGCGACACCGTTATGCCGCAGGTGCACTACCATCGCCAGTTCAAACCGTTTGTGGAGGACACGCTGCCCGGGTTGATCGAAGGCCGACGTGCCATGGTGGCACATCCCTATCAGGCCATTCCCTGTCCGGCACAGGTGCGAACGCCCGTTACCTTGTTGGTGGGCCCGGAGGGCGGGTTCAATGAATACGAAATCGGGCGATTCAGCGAACTGGGCATTCAGTCGGTACACCTGGGGCCCCGCATCCTCAAAACCGAAATTGCCATCCCCTACCTGCTGGGCCGCCTGTTCTGATAGCGGGACCTCAGACAGAGACGGTATTCTCCGCCAGCATGTCATCGAATTTCGCCAGAGTGACGCCGGGACTGAAATAGAACCCCTGGTAGTAGTGACAACCGTACCGCTGAAGAATATCGAACTGGGCCTCTGACTCCACCCCTTCGGCAATGACATCCAGATCCAGCAGACGACCCATGGTAATGATCGTTTCCACCAAAACCCGATCATTGTGATCGTCCACAATATCGCGGACAAAACTCTGGTCGATTTTCAGCACGGTAACCGGTAGCTGTTTGAGGTAGCTGATGGAGGAGTAGCCGGTTCCAAAGTCGTCCAGAGAGAAGCTGATTCCCCGTTCTGCAAGGCGGCGCATGGTCACAATCGCCTCATCCACCTGATGGATTACGATTCCCTCTGTGACTTCCATTTCCAACGAGTTTTCGGGTATCGGGTAACGTTCCAGTGTTCGCAGGACATCGTCGGCAAAGGCGGTCCGACGAAACTGTCTGGGACTGATATTGATGCTCAGGCGCATACCCGGTTTCCACCACCCCTCTTGCCGCCAGTGCACCAGGGTCTCGCAAGCGCTTTCCAGCACCCATTGACCGACATCCAGAATCAACCCGGACGTTTCCAGAATGGGGATAAAATCGGCGGGAGAGACCACCCCTTTGGTTGGATGATGCCACCGCAGCAGCGCCTCGGCACCCACTATCGTTCCCGTTTCCATATCGACTTTGGGCTGATAATGCAGTGCAAACTGCCTGCCCTCCAGCGCCCGATGCAGGTCACCCTCCATCACCAACTGCCGGCTGACCTTGTCCGCCATCTCTTCGTTGAAAAATTCGATGGCGTCGCGTCCCTTCTCCTTGACCTGATACATGGCGGTATCGGCAAAGCGCAGCAACTCGTGCACCGAGCTGTTTTTATCGGGATAAATCACCACCCCGACACTGCAACTGATGCGCAAATCCAGGTTGTCGGTGTGGAACGGCCGGGAAATGATCCGCCGGATTTTCTCGCTGATTTCCCCGGCCCGTAACGCGGCGGTCGAGAGGTCGCTGTCCAGCACGGTCAAGACAACGACAAATTCATCACCGCTCAGACGGGCGACCAGATCTTCCTCCCGGACCGAGCTGACCAGCCGTTGCGCCACTTCCTTGAGCACCCTGTCTCCCACCGGGTGACCCAGAGAATCATTGATATTCTTGAACTGATCCAGATCGATGAATAATACGGCACCGCAATAACCGTGCCTCGTCGCCCGGCGAATTTCCAGCTCCAGACGTTCAACCAGTTGTACCCGGTTGGGCAGATTGGTCAGCGCATCATGGTGCGCCATATGTTCCATTTTGGCCTGGGCATTCTTCCGCTCGGTAATGTCCACCGACACCACCAGTGCAACCGTCTGATCATAGTAGTGCAGCGGCATGATGTGGCTCTGGAGGTAGAGAGTTTTCCCATCCCGGGTCACAAACGCCTCTTCATTGATTTCGACATCAATACCCTGGCGAATCACTCGTTGATCGTTCTGCAGAACAAGCTCGACATCGTCCACCGCCGTACGGAGCAGTTCGCGCACATCCTGTCCACGCATGGTGTCGACGTCACGCCCCACCAGATTGGCCAGCGCCTTGTTCGCGAACAGGTAGCGCCCCTCGATATCCCGGGCACCAATCATCACCGGCAGGCTGTCGATGATCTGACGCAGATGCCCCTCGCTTTTCCTCAGCGCCAGCTCCACAGCACGACGCTTGGCCAATGACAGGTCCACGGCATTCAGCAATTGATTGCTGCTGTCGAGCAA is a window of Marinimicrobium sp. C6131 DNA encoding:
- a CDS encoding putative bifunctional diguanylate cyclase/phosphodiesterase; protein product: MTNEPSLFQGVSFRLAKIGIILAFLLGLLMSSVQLYLDLDNQRKELNLLFSRVMEVATPPAMRAVHTLDDDLSAEVVNGLLAYDFVIGVRVTDELGNTLAEGQTAQKPSQTRWLTSLISDETRRLYSDLTIPGYGQTASGGLAFTVDMDQALQGFYERSGLNLLTGLARNALLVVLLFFAFYFVVAKPLARLSREIKSINPEEPGVRRLTPLPGRQDELAQLLDSSNQLLNAVDLSLAKRRAVELALRKSEGHLRQIIDSLPVMIGARDIEGRYLFANKALANLVGRDVDTMRGQDVRELLRTAVDDVELVLQNDQRVIRQGIDVEINEEAFVTRDGKTLYLQSHIMPLHYYDQTVALVVSVDITERKNAQAKMEHMAHHDALTNLPNRVQLVERLELEIRRATRHGYCGAVLFIDLDQFKNINDSLGHPVGDRVLKEVAQRLVSSVREEDLVARLSGDEFVVVLTVLDSDLSTAALRAGEISEKIRRIISRPFHTDNLDLRISCSVGVVIYPDKNSSVHELLRFADTAMYQVKEKGRDAIEFFNEEMADKVSRQLVMEGDLHRALEGRQFALHYQPKVDMETGTIVGAEALLRWHHPTKGVVSPADFIPILETSGLILDVGQWVLESACETLVHWRQEGWWKPGMRLSINISPRQFRRTAFADDVLRTLERYPIPENSLEMEVTEGIVIHQVDEAIVTMRRLAERGISFSLDDFGTGYSSISYLKQLPVTVLKIDQSFVRDIVDDHNDRVLVETIITMGRLLDLDVIAEGVESEAQFDILQRYGCHYYQGFYFSPGVTLAKFDDMLAENTVSV
- a CDS encoding 16S rRNA (uracil(1498)-N(3))-methyltransferase produces the protein MNLLLLADSDLLSPTVADLSDKRRLDHILQVLKPQLGDRLTVGRLNGDWGTGEVTELSRERIRLSLTLDRPPPEPLPLTLVLALPRPQQIKRILQTVAGSGVKALHLIHSRRVEKSYWQSPSLHSDAVEAQLQLGLEQGCDTVMPQVHYHRQFKPFVEDTLPGLIEGRRAMVAHPYQAIPCPAQVRTPVTLLVGPEGGFNEYEIGRFSELGIQSVHLGPRILKTEIAIPYLLGRLF